One segment of Haloplanus natans DSM 17983 DNA contains the following:
- a CDS encoding NAD(P) transhydrogenase subunit alpha: protein MEETASWDGHAHESGVCAMIVGVPGETAADETRVAITPPVAKKLVGGDLTVHVASGAGEGSDWSDADYRDVGCEVVDDRETVFERADVICQVRGLAANADEPMDPYRDGQIVIGTLGPYDLGDETYDELAAREVSAFALELMPRISRAQSMDVLSSMASIGGYKAALVAAEQLPKLFPLEMTAAGTVRPAEVFVIGAGVAGLKAIATAERLGASVKGYDIRLEVKQEVESLGADFVELDLETEGSGDDEGYAVEMGEEFYEQQRKELGRVVPESDVVITTAAIPGAPAPELVSTEMIEGMDEGSVIVDLSAPTGGNCEPTVAGETVEHGGVTIYGPTNLPATVAHTASQLFANNLYNFLDHLLDEGELVLDTDDEIVDSTLLTHDGRIRRPHEGGGDEAADEDESETGDDGEPAEGEADA from the coding sequence GTGGAGGAGACGGCGTCGTGGGACGGTCACGCCCACGAGTCGGGGGTGTGCGCCATGATCGTCGGCGTGCCGGGCGAGACGGCGGCCGACGAGACCCGGGTCGCGATCACGCCCCCGGTGGCGAAGAAGTTGGTCGGGGGGGATCTGACCGTCCACGTCGCGAGCGGTGCGGGTGAGGGGTCCGACTGGTCGGACGCGGACTACCGCGACGTGGGCTGTGAGGTCGTTGACGACCGCGAGACGGTGTTCGAGCGGGCCGACGTGATCTGTCAGGTCCGGGGGCTGGCGGCGAACGCGGACGAACCGATGGACCCCTACCGCGACGGACAGATCGTGATCGGGACACTCGGCCCCTACGACCTCGGCGACGAGACGTACGACGAACTCGCCGCCCGGGAGGTGAGCGCGTTCGCCCTCGAACTCATGCCGCGGATCAGCCGCGCACAGAGCATGGACGTGCTCTCTTCGATGGCGAGCATCGGGGGGTACAAGGCGGCGCTGGTCGCGGCCGAGCAGTTACCCAAACTCTTCCCGCTGGAGATGACCGCCGCTGGCACCGTCCGCCCGGCGGAGGTGTTCGTGATCGGCGCGGGCGTCGCAGGGCTGAAAGCCATCGCGACGGCCGAGCGTCTCGGCGCCTCGGTGAAGGGGTACGACATCCGACTCGAAGTGAAACAGGAAGTCGAGAGCCTGGGCGCCGACTTCGTGGAACTCGATCTGGAGACGGAGGGTTCGGGTGACGACGAGGGCTACGCCGTCGAGATGGGAGAGGAGTTCTACGAACAGCAGCGCAAGGAACTGGGTCGAGTCGTCCCGGAGTCGGACGTGGTGATCACCACGGCGGCCATCCCCGGCGCACCCGCGCCCGAACTCGTCTCGACCGAGATGATCGAGGGGATGGACGAGGGGTCGGTGATCGTCGACCTCTCGGCGCCGACGGGCGGCAACTGCGAACCCACGGTCGCCGGCGAGACGGTCGAACACGGGGGCGTGACGATATACGGCCCCACGAACCTCCCGGCGACCGTCGCCCACACCGCGAGCCAACTGTTCGCCAACAACCTGTACAACTTCCTGGATCACCTGCTCGACGAGGGTGAACTCGTCCTCGATACGGACGACGAAATCGTCGACTCGACGCTACTCACACACGATGGACGGATACGACGACCCCACGAAGGTGGCGGTGACGAGGCGGCGGACGAAGACGAATCCGAGACCGGCGACGACGGCGAACCGGCGGAGGGCGAGGCCGATGCGTGA
- a CDS encoding NAD(P) transhydrogenase subunit alpha, translated as MTFVQNLTFFVLAAFVGYEIITKIPTNLHTPLMSGANAISGITLIGSVVVAGSGSTTLATGLGFLAVVMATINVVGGYLVTNSMLDQFRSGDDRRRERGGGD; from the coding sequence ATGACGTTCGTCCAGAATCTCACCTTTTTCGTCCTCGCCGCGTTCGTCGGCTACGAGATCATCACGAAGATTCCGACGAACCTCCACACGCCGTTGATGTCGGGTGCGAACGCCATCTCGGGCATCACGCTCATCGGATCGGTCGTCGTGGCGGGGTCGGGATCGACGACGCTCGCGACGGGACTCGGCTTCCTGGCCGTCGTCATGGCGACGATCAACGTCGTCGGCGGCTACCTCGTGACCAACAGCATGCTCGATCAGTTCCGGAGCGGCGACGACCGCCGGCGCGAACGCGGAGGGGGTGACTGA
- a CDS encoding DUF7124 domain-containing protein, with the protein MDSGGTMTLAFEFDALQALADPNAVFDDARQWTEYVGVLSDEPTYVVTNFTRKRRLRQDFFSGPRGVDESLDNVRDQFETDRHVFIGTADDDRATAEAHGWEYLDIEEAAEFAEWELGEEEKEDPFETETRDDWP; encoded by the coding sequence ATGGATAGCGGCGGGACAATGACGCTCGCGTTCGAGTTCGACGCGCTTCAGGCGCTGGCCGACCCGAACGCCGTGTTCGACGACGCCCGGCAGTGGACCGAATACGTGGGCGTCCTGAGCGACGAACCGACGTACGTCGTCACCAACTTCACGCGCAAGCGGCGCCTGCGCCAGGACTTCTTCTCCGGGCCGCGTGGCGTCGATGAGAGCCTCGACAACGTCCGCGACCAGTTCGAAACCGACCGTCACGTCTTCATCGGCACGGCCGACGACGACCGCGCGACCGCCGAGGCACACGGCTGGGAGTATCTCGACATCGAGGAGGCGGCGGAGTTCGCCGAGTGGGAACTCGGCGAGGAGGAAAAAGAAGACCCGTTCGAGACGGAGACGCGGGACGACTGGCCGTAG
- a CDS encoding NAD(P)(+) transhydrogenase (Re/Si-specific) subunit beta, whose translation MVAILGGLPPSVLAFVYLVAGVLFIQGLRDMTHPRTAPRGNLISAAGMALAVGITVLVTDILSPVLLFAGLLVGAAIGVWLAVTVETTEMPQLVGLFNGFGGGASALVAGAELIDMFGAGSFQIGVTATAALAGIIGSVTFWGSLVAAGKLHGVVDDSAVRYDGEQIVKALFLAVALLAGLHLVARPNLLGAVPLAGWVPSYWVLVAAASVLGVLLVMPIGGADMPVVIALLNSYSGLAAATTGFVLDNSVLIIAGTLVGASGLILTVIMCESMNRSLANVFFGGLGEADGDDDGEMADIYEGNITSTSAEEVEMILDVADRVVIVPGYGMAVAQAQHAVAELAELLEGEGVDVEFGIHPVAGRMPGHMNVLLAEADVPYDKLRELEEINPTFSQTDVVIVIGANDVVNPSANTADSGPIAGMPVLNVGEARTVIVNKRSLSPGFSGVPNPLFAQDNTNMLFGDGKETMQELVNLYKENH comes from the coding sequence ATGGTGGCCATCCTCGGCGGCCTCCCGCCGTCCGTGCTCGCTTTCGTCTACCTCGTCGCCGGCGTCCTGTTCATCCAGGGGCTTCGCGACATGACCCACCCGCGGACGGCGCCGCGGGGGAACCTTATCTCCGCCGCAGGCATGGCGCTGGCGGTGGGGATCACGGTGCTCGTGACCGACATCCTCTCGCCGGTCCTGCTCTTTGCCGGCCTGCTCGTCGGCGCCGCCATCGGCGTCTGGCTGGCGGTCACGGTGGAGACGACGGAGATGCCACAGCTCGTCGGCCTGTTCAACGGCTTCGGGGGCGGCGCCTCCGCCCTCGTCGCCGGCGCCGAACTGATCGACATGTTCGGCGCCGGGTCGTTCCAGATCGGTGTGACGGCGACGGCCGCGCTCGCGGGCATCATCGGCTCCGTCACCTTCTGGGGCAGCCTCGTCGCGGCCGGGAAACTCCACGGCGTCGTCGACGATTCGGCGGTTCGGTACGACGGCGAACAGATCGTCAAGGCGCTGTTTCTCGCCGTCGCCCTGCTCGCCGGGCTCCACCTCGTTGCTCGTCCGAACCTGCTCGGCGCGGTGCCACTCGCGGGTTGGGTGCCGTCGTACTGGGTGCTGGTCGCCGCGGCGTCGGTTCTCGGCGTCCTGCTCGTCATGCCAATCGGCGGCGCGGACATGCCGGTCGTCATCGCCCTGCTCAACTCCTACTCCGGGCTGGCGGCCGCGACGACGGGCTTCGTCCTCGACAACTCCGTGCTGATCATCGCGGGGACGCTCGTCGGCGCCTCGGGGCTGATCCTCACCGTCATCATGTGCGAGTCGATGAACCGCTCGCTGGCGAACGTCTTCTTCGGTGGCCTCGGCGAGGCCGACGGGGACGACGACGGGGAGATGGCGGACATCTACGAGGGTAACATTACCTCCACCTCGGCCGAGGAAGTGGAGATGATCCTCGACGTGGCCGACCGCGTCGTCATCGTGCCCGGCTACGGCATGGCGGTCGCGCAGGCCCAACACGCCGTCGCCGAACTCGCCGAACTGCTCGAGGGCGAGGGCGTCGACGTGGAGTTCGGCATCCACCCGGTCGCCGGCCGGATGCCCGGCCACATGAACGTCCTCCTCGCCGAGGCGGACGTGCCCTACGATAAACTCCGCGAGCTGGAGGAGATCAACCCGACGTTCTCGCAGACGGACGTGGTCATCGTCATCGGCGCGAACGACGTGGTGAACCCCTCGGCCAACACCGCGGATTCGGGCCCCATCGCGGGAATGCCCGTTCTCAACGTCGGCGAGGCGCGGACGGTCATCGTCAACAAGCGGAGCCTCAGCCCCGGCTTCTCCGGGGTCCCCAACCCGCTCTTTGCACAGGACAACACGAATATGCTGTTCGGCGACGGCAAGGAGACGATGCAGGAACTGGTGAACCTCTACAAGGAGAACCACTAA